A single region of the Kocuria rosea genome encodes:
- a CDS encoding DUF3320 domain-containing protein — protein MPETLPSEAIQRAALAMARTLGPWVAGHAPEPGDPQSWVTQMQREDKLNGRPFRRYSLSDPRFLLRLLIQEWKQFDHQVTPLQSSYARELTHSLNVCAHEPLTITAADAERAVDTMRLLLESLGLAVPAAADEVGGSTADKAPTDAEEHAPAREAADEVSGAGIEEESTQEAHRGVPADRDDLPPGTRAASVAAGPLAVTVLFREAVNYALVNNGVSPLLEVRVRNTDPAAPHVLEQLVLVLDDSSDELMAPRRFDPLTVGPGGEVLLDGTDVAWPLDHTTFAALDEARSVSLRINATVDGAVATETTNVRLLARDEWYARSIPELLAAFITPNAPAVRQILDRAADLLKERTDDPSLDGYQGGSERAVEIGRAVYDALASFGIRYTEPPASFESTGQKIRPVDRMLSERWGTCLDLTVAYAAALEQAGLNPVVVRIPGHAFAGFLTAEAQLPELALADRGLLQNFVRGGLLLPVETTALVEGKDIGFEDASQATARHWGTDGEVLHVLDVAAAHRRIRPLPRVRVEGGTIVVEVETAPAAPLPGTGSGRRSAGGTGAAVDRTVYPARVARWRSALLDLSMRNPLLKLKKTGSVSLIVPERALPDFEDTLASGERLRLRPADDLSEIDNAQGRHSAAQLPEEMLEAVLRNELVVHTDHMASRHEGTLDGLRRKAKVALEETGANNLFVTIGALSWKDRTGKEGLAPLFLLPVTLTGRKNQPFHVQVEDGAEARPNYCLIEKLKQDYGLEIPVLAEPPADDSGMDVAHVFEELRRTLALRSLPFTVEPDVRLAMLQFSTLEMWRDLSENWESFLSNSLVGHLVNTPTEPFDDPVEAPETGEPDEARRYLPVPTDGSQLKAVTWATAGRTFVLEGPPGTGKSQTITNMIADSLAAGRKVLFVAEKQAALQVVRERLEKVGLGPLTLELHGRQQSIKSVRSQLVDSWDARVRTPSSAFGVLRDQHAAAVADLARYPHALHRPTRGRSVWEAHQNVLALSGASVDTDVPDGIVVPGTLVADPERAETVFRTASALEQLLPDLGHAPDLDEWSLAGPEETSDDEHGGPVLQPVQQLLGALHGLDERVAALLRTTDDVDHWRALATWLRDVDANRAMPPAHYREVFTVTWHQELRLALDDIRKVLAQHEPLLRSLHPAAFTADVDTHRQALAEAQSKLFGKRKAVQSVIDRLRPLVVSADTSCLDDPSAFLDALHAVQHAEQGLRYRTGALLPAGLQWSLTAPDPLAVPASVLAFAEALEPVLEAFPDQDDALSALLTTTSGATTGRAPARIELGPTTAAFVEAWSSAAGFLGATEASVTRWRKDSSVLDRLAATASVWQDQVDRQRDRRLRSYRAVESLLQELEHAGFGRLARDLRAGTAPVTGLAERLQRAVAHEVRADTLEEANLTSFDAAARDRQVESYLDLSGQVRRRLSSDLPAQVLAATGINREKLTKQQTEFNRLIHQKRGGSIREIMEKTGPVLLDLTPCLLMSPHSVSKYLPVGSVDFDVVVFDEASQIRVADAIGAMGRSRAVVVVGDSQQMPPSSMFAASTGDDDLDGTEENGLTVADQDSILTEAVDSNVQSLGLTWHYRSQDESLIAFSNRRYYRGELSSFPAPPEARPGLGVSWERVDGEFDGGAGGTRTNEVEAQRIVEEIVQLLRQEPGASIGVVTFNTQQRDLILDKLEQSTVRVVQNALVRAEDPLFVKNLENVQGDERDVILFSLAFSRNKETGTLRLNFGPLTAAGGQRRLNVAITRARRAIRIFSSFGPEDLDLARTSSEGLRHLREYLVFAREHGHDDVHRPTGESWDLHRQDVAAALRATGLEVAEDIGMSNFRVDLAARVSPGHEWVGLLLDGPAWARRTIVSDRDALPTQVLTGVMGWRHLERVWLPAWIRSRSTVVQEIADAAQRAVRQPQDPTVQDAADDGQEIDAPQNPAESAAGHGVGPDRELVPVGAPHTSPRPDEDHVLVAGSVGTAARQSPASVDPPEIEEVVHVDPSPSTGTGSAENIYQPAPHRIAGERAVLDTITASANKQLVREHLEEIVAAEGPIEAQRLARLLANRFGLQRVQAQRQETILGCLPKKRRNKTMLGTFYWPEGMTPDDYTGYRRTPADGEKRRVTEIAPQEIGNALLDVLHSDGPSAAGDVMQALNDVFGFNRTGREIRERYQQVLDLMERDGRLVRQDEVLSLPGA, from the coding sequence GTGCCCGAAACCCTTCCGTCCGAAGCGATCCAGCGCGCCGCTCTGGCCATGGCTCGCACCCTCGGCCCCTGGGTCGCGGGCCACGCCCCTGAGCCGGGGGATCCGCAGTCGTGGGTTACTCAAATGCAGCGGGAGGACAAGCTCAACGGCCGTCCCTTCCGGAGGTACAGCCTCAGTGATCCGCGCTTCCTGCTGCGCCTCCTCATCCAGGAGTGGAAGCAGTTCGACCACCAGGTCACCCCCCTGCAGAGCAGCTACGCGCGCGAGCTGACACACTCCCTCAACGTCTGCGCCCACGAACCGCTGACGATCACGGCGGCGGACGCCGAGCGAGCCGTGGACACCATGCGTCTGCTGCTGGAGAGCCTCGGCCTCGCGGTACCCGCCGCGGCCGATGAGGTTGGTGGTTCCACCGCCGACAAGGCGCCCACGGATGCAGAAGAGCACGCGCCTGCCCGAGAGGCAGCGGATGAGGTCAGCGGTGCGGGCATCGAGGAGGAGTCCACGCAGGAGGCGCACAGGGGCGTCCCCGCGGACCGGGACGATCTGCCACCCGGCACGCGCGCGGCGTCCGTCGCAGCCGGGCCCCTGGCCGTCACAGTCCTGTTCCGCGAGGCCGTCAACTACGCCCTGGTCAACAATGGCGTCAGCCCATTGCTCGAGGTGCGTGTCCGCAACACCGATCCGGCCGCTCCGCACGTGCTGGAGCAGCTGGTCCTCGTCCTCGACGACTCTTCCGACGAGCTGATGGCCCCACGCCGCTTCGACCCCCTGACGGTCGGCCCGGGCGGCGAGGTCCTGCTCGACGGCACTGACGTCGCCTGGCCGCTGGATCACACCACCTTCGCCGCCCTCGACGAGGCGCGGTCCGTATCGCTGCGGATCAACGCCACGGTCGACGGCGCGGTGGCCACCGAAACCACGAACGTGCGACTGCTGGCCCGGGACGAGTGGTACGCCCGCTCGATCCCCGAACTGCTGGCGGCTTTCATCACCCCGAACGCGCCGGCGGTCCGGCAGATACTCGACCGCGCCGCCGATCTGCTGAAAGAGCGCACCGACGATCCCTCGCTGGACGGCTACCAGGGCGGGTCCGAACGAGCGGTGGAGATCGGCAGGGCGGTATACGACGCCCTCGCCTCCTTCGGAATCCGCTACACCGAACCCCCCGCGTCCTTCGAGTCCACGGGGCAGAAGATCCGCCCCGTGGATCGGATGCTCTCCGAGCGGTGGGGCACGTGTCTCGATCTGACCGTCGCCTACGCCGCGGCGCTGGAGCAAGCCGGTCTGAACCCTGTCGTCGTCCGGATCCCCGGCCACGCCTTCGCGGGGTTCCTCACGGCCGAAGCTCAGCTCCCGGAGCTGGCGCTCGCCGACCGCGGTCTTCTCCAGAACTTCGTCCGCGGCGGCCTCCTGCTGCCCGTCGAGACCACGGCCCTGGTCGAGGGCAAGGACATCGGCTTCGAGGACGCCAGTCAGGCCACCGCGCGGCACTGGGGTACCGACGGTGAAGTGCTGCACGTGCTCGACGTCGCCGCCGCGCACCGCCGCATCCGTCCGCTGCCGCGGGTGCGGGTGGAGGGCGGCACCATCGTCGTCGAGGTCGAGACGGCCCCCGCCGCACCCCTCCCGGGAACTGGCTCCGGACGCCGCTCGGCCGGCGGGACGGGCGCCGCCGTCGACCGCACCGTGTACCCCGCCCGAGTGGCTCGGTGGCGCTCCGCGCTGCTGGACCTGAGCATGCGCAACCCGCTGCTGAAGTTGAAGAAGACCGGCTCGGTGTCCCTCATCGTGCCCGAGCGGGCCCTCCCCGACTTCGAGGACACCCTCGCCAGCGGTGAACGGCTGCGGCTGCGCCCCGCCGACGACCTGTCCGAGATCGACAACGCCCAGGGCCGCCACTCCGCCGCACAGCTGCCGGAGGAGATGCTCGAGGCGGTGCTGCGCAACGAACTGGTCGTGCACACCGATCACATGGCCTCCCGGCACGAAGGGACGCTGGACGGACTGCGTCGCAAGGCCAAGGTCGCTCTGGAGGAGACCGGCGCCAACAACCTCTTCGTGACCATCGGCGCGCTGTCCTGGAAGGACCGGACGGGCAAAGAAGGCCTCGCCCCGCTCTTCCTCCTGCCCGTCACCCTCACCGGACGGAAGAACCAGCCGTTCCACGTCCAGGTCGAGGACGGCGCGGAGGCCCGACCCAACTACTGCCTCATCGAGAAGCTCAAGCAGGACTACGGCCTCGAAATCCCCGTGCTCGCCGAGCCTCCGGCCGACGACAGCGGCATGGACGTCGCCCACGTCTTCGAGGAGCTCCGTCGGACCCTGGCCCTGCGCAGCCTGCCGTTCACCGTGGAGCCGGACGTCCGGCTGGCAATGCTGCAGTTCTCGACGCTCGAGATGTGGCGGGACCTCTCGGAGAACTGGGAGTCCTTCCTCTCCAATTCCCTGGTCGGGCACCTCGTGAACACCCCCACGGAACCGTTCGACGACCCGGTCGAAGCTCCGGAGACCGGTGAGCCCGACGAGGCGCGCCGCTACCTGCCCGTCCCCACGGATGGCTCGCAGCTGAAGGCTGTCACGTGGGCCACGGCCGGCCGCACGTTCGTACTCGAGGGACCTCCGGGCACCGGCAAGTCGCAGACGATCACCAACATGATCGCGGACAGTCTCGCCGCAGGACGCAAGGTGCTGTTCGTCGCAGAGAAGCAGGCCGCGCTGCAGGTCGTGCGAGAGCGGCTCGAGAAGGTCGGCCTCGGGCCCCTGACCCTCGAGCTGCACGGGAGACAGCAGAGCATCAAAAGCGTCCGGAGCCAGCTCGTGGATTCGTGGGACGCCCGGGTCCGTACCCCGTCGTCGGCATTCGGCGTCCTCCGGGACCAGCACGCCGCCGCCGTTGCTGACCTCGCCCGTTATCCGCACGCTCTGCACCGGCCCACCCGCGGCCGCAGCGTCTGGGAGGCCCACCAGAACGTTCTCGCGCTCAGCGGAGCGTCAGTGGACACGGACGTGCCGGACGGCATCGTCGTCCCCGGCACGCTGGTGGCCGATCCCGAGCGGGCCGAGACAGTGTTCCGCACCGCGAGCGCCCTCGAGCAGCTGCTCCCCGACCTCGGGCACGCCCCCGACCTGGACGAGTGGTCGCTGGCCGGCCCGGAGGAGACATCGGACGACGAGCACGGCGGTCCGGTGCTGCAACCCGTCCAGCAGCTCCTGGGCGCGCTCCACGGCCTCGACGAGCGCGTTGCCGCGCTGCTCCGCACGACCGACGACGTCGACCACTGGCGGGCCCTTGCCACCTGGCTCCGGGACGTCGACGCCAACCGAGCGATGCCCCCGGCCCACTACCGTGAGGTGTTCACAGTGACGTGGCACCAGGAGCTGCGCCTGGCTCTCGACGACATCCGGAAAGTACTCGCCCAGCACGAGCCGCTCCTGCGCTCGCTGCACCCCGCCGCATTCACCGCCGACGTCGACACCCACCGGCAGGCTCTGGCCGAAGCGCAGAGCAAGCTCTTCGGGAAGCGGAAGGCCGTGCAGTCGGTCATCGATCGCCTGCGTCCCCTCGTCGTCTCGGCCGACACGAGCTGCCTCGACGACCCTTCCGCTTTCCTGGACGCCCTCCACGCCGTGCAGCACGCCGAGCAGGGCCTCCGATACCGCACCGGCGCCCTGCTGCCGGCGGGCCTCCAGTGGTCCCTGACCGCGCCCGACCCACTGGCGGTACCGGCCTCCGTCCTGGCCTTCGCCGAGGCGCTGGAGCCCGTCCTGGAGGCGTTCCCGGACCAGGACGATGCCCTCAGCGCGCTCCTCACCACGACGAGTGGGGCCACCACCGGCCGTGCCCCCGCTCGGATCGAGCTCGGCCCCACGACCGCCGCCTTCGTAGAGGCGTGGTCGTCGGCCGCTGGTTTCCTGGGCGCCACGGAAGCCTCCGTGACCCGGTGGCGAAAGGACTCCTCTGTCCTCGACCGACTCGCGGCGACGGCATCCGTGTGGCAGGACCAGGTCGACCGGCAGCGCGACCGACGGCTGCGGAGCTACCGCGCCGTGGAATCACTGCTCCAGGAGCTGGAGCACGCCGGCTTCGGCCGCCTGGCCCGTGACCTGCGGGCGGGAACGGCACCAGTCACCGGTCTCGCCGAGCGGCTCCAGCGCGCAGTGGCGCACGAAGTGCGGGCGGACACGCTCGAGGAGGCAAACTTGACCTCCTTCGACGCCGCCGCTCGCGACCGCCAAGTGGAGAGCTACCTCGACCTCTCCGGACAGGTGCGGCGCCGCCTGAGCTCGGACCTGCCGGCGCAGGTCCTCGCCGCCACCGGCATCAACCGCGAGAAGCTGACAAAGCAGCAGACGGAGTTCAACCGCCTCATCCATCAGAAGCGCGGCGGATCCATCCGGGAGATCATGGAGAAGACCGGGCCCGTCCTGCTGGACCTCACCCCCTGCCTGCTCATGAGCCCGCACTCGGTCTCCAAGTACCTGCCGGTCGGGTCCGTGGACTTCGACGTCGTCGTCTTCGACGAGGCCTCCCAGATTCGCGTGGCCGACGCCATCGGAGCCATGGGCCGCTCGAGGGCGGTCGTGGTGGTGGGCGACTCCCAGCAGATGCCGCCCAGCTCGATGTTCGCCGCCTCGACCGGCGACGACGACCTTGACGGCACCGAGGAGAACGGGCTCACCGTCGCGGACCAGGACTCCATCCTGACCGAGGCCGTCGACTCGAACGTCCAGAGCCTCGGCCTGACGTGGCACTACCGCAGCCAGGACGAGTCCCTCATCGCGTTCTCCAACCGTCGCTACTACCGCGGGGAGCTCTCCAGTTTCCCCGCTCCGCCCGAAGCCCGGCCCGGCCTGGGCGTCAGCTGGGAGCGCGTGGACGGCGAGTTCGACGGTGGAGCAGGCGGCACCCGCACCAATGAGGTCGAGGCACAGCGCATCGTCGAGGAGATCGTCCAGCTGCTACGCCAGGAGCCGGGCGCATCGATCGGGGTGGTCACGTTCAACACCCAGCAACGGGACCTGATCCTCGACAAGCTCGAGCAGTCCACGGTGCGCGTCGTGCAGAACGCGCTGGTGCGTGCCGAGGATCCGTTGTTCGTGAAGAACCTCGAGAACGTTCAGGGCGACGAGCGCGACGTCATCCTCTTCTCGCTCGCCTTCTCGCGGAACAAGGAGACCGGCACACTCCGGCTGAACTTCGGTCCGCTCACGGCCGCAGGCGGACAGCGGCGACTCAACGTGGCGATCACCCGCGCCCGCCGCGCCATCAGGATTTTCAGCTCCTTCGGCCCGGAGGACCTCGATCTCGCGCGCACCTCGTCCGAGGGCCTGCGGCACCTGCGGGAGTACCTGGTCTTCGCGCGTGAGCACGGGCACGACGACGTCCACCGCCCGACCGGCGAGTCCTGGGACCTGCACCGGCAGGACGTCGCGGCGGCCCTCCGTGCGACTGGCCTGGAGGTCGCCGAGGACATCGGCATGTCAAACTTCCGGGTGGACCTCGCCGCACGCGTGTCTCCCGGCCACGAGTGGGTCGGTCTCCTCCTCGACGGTCCGGCCTGGGCGCGGCGCACGATCGTCTCCGACCGGGACGCCCTCCCGACCCAGGTGCTGACCGGAGTCATGGGGTGGCGGCATCTGGAGAGGGTGTGGTTGCCTGCATGGATCCGCTCGCGCAGCACCGTGGTCCAGGAGATCGCGGACGCCGCGCAGCGAGCGGTCAGGCAGCCCCAAGATCCGACCGTGCAGGATGCTGCCGACGACGGACAGGAGATCGATGCCCCGCAGAACCCTGCGGAATCCGCCGCCGGGCATGGCGTCGGTCCGGATCGCGAGCTCGTCCCTGTCGGCGCACCGCACACCTCACCGCGTCCGGACGAGGACCACGTCCTGGTTGCCGGCAGCGTCGGGACAGCCGCGAGGCAGTCGCCGGCATCGGTTGATCCCCCCGAGATCGAAGAGGTAGTCCATGTCGATCCGAGCCCTTCCACGGGCACGGGCTCGGCGGAGAACATTTACCAACCCGCTCCTCACCGGATCGCCGGGGAGAGAGCCGTGCTCGACACCATCACGGCCTCTGCGAACAAGCAGCTGGTGCGGGAGCACCTCGAGGAGATCGTTGCGGCGGAGGGCCCGATCGAGGCACAGCGCCTGGCGCGTCTGCTCGCCAACCGCTTCGGACTGCAGCGGGTACAGGCCCAGCGGCAAGAGACCATCCTGGGATGCCTGCCGAAAAAGCGGCGCAACAAGACGATGCTCGGCACCTTCTACTGGCCGGAGGGCATGACACCGGACGACTACACCGGCTACCGCAGGACCCCTGCCGACGGCGAGAAGCGGCGCGTCACCGAGATCGCCCCACAGGAGATCGGCAACGCGCTGCTCGACGTGTTGCACTCCGACGGTCCGTCCGCGGCCGGCGACGTCATGCAGGCGCTCAACGACGTCTTCGGCTTCAACCGGACCGGCCGCGAGATCCGGGAGCGCTATCAGCAGGTGCTCGACCTGATGGAGCGCGACGGTCGGCTCGTGCGCCAGGACGAGGTCCTGTCGCTCCCCGGGGCGTAA
- a CDS encoding ABC transporter substrate-binding protein — protein sequence MSPLLVGGAAGIPALVSGDFDITYTNYTSALLAAEKGLPIRLVTGNDVGATDHGVFVAEDSGLEAPADLAGKTVAVNNLQNIGTVAFYEHLEEAGLDPREVDLVEMPYPDMSAALERGEVDAVWQVEPFQAMAEQAGHRKIFDLFSGPVEEMPVAGWVTTQEFAEQNPETVAAFERAITASGEELQDDRERLVELVPSYTQVSAELTEQVEMPVFQGALDPERLQRTADLMQRHGITGDRLEVSDLVAEPVR from the coding sequence ATGAGCCCACTCCTCGTGGGGGGCGCGGCGGGCATCCCTGCCCTGGTCTCCGGGGACTTCGACATCACCTACACCAACTACACTTCCGCGCTCCTGGCCGCCGAGAAGGGGCTGCCCATCCGGCTGGTGACCGGCAACGACGTCGGCGCCACGGACCACGGCGTGTTCGTCGCCGAGGACTCCGGGCTGGAGGCACCCGCCGACCTCGCCGGGAAGACCGTGGCCGTGAACAACCTGCAGAACATCGGGACCGTCGCGTTCTACGAGCACCTCGAGGAGGCCGGGCTCGACCCCCGGGAGGTCGACCTGGTCGAGATGCCGTACCCGGACATGAGCGCCGCCCTGGAGCGTGGCGAGGTGGACGCTGTCTGGCAGGTCGAGCCGTTCCAGGCGATGGCCGAGCAGGCCGGGCACCGGAAGATCTTCGACCTCTTCTCCGGGCCGGTGGAGGAGATGCCCGTCGCCGGCTGGGTCACCACGCAGGAGTTCGCCGAGCAGAACCCCGAGACGGTGGCCGCCTTCGAGCGCGCCATCACCGCCTCCGGGGAGGAGCTGCAGGACGACCGGGAACGGCTGGTGGAGCTGGTGCCGAGCTACACCCAGGTGAGCGCCGAGCTCACCGAGCAGGTGGAGATGCCCGTGTTCCAGGGCGCGCTGGACCCCGAGCGGCTGCAGCGGACCGCAGACCTGATGCAGCGGCACGGCATCACCGGGGACCGGCTCGAGGTCTCGGACCTCGTGGCGGAGCCGGTGCGCTGA